TCTTTCAACACGGTGTCATGGGAGTATCTGTTCAGGATATAATCCGATAAACTTGCTTTCACCTCCATGTTTGGGTATTGAAGCTTATAGAAAATTTTTCCCGCCACCCTGCGGTCATGGGCGATTGTAAGATAGCCTGCCTGGAAAAGAAGGTTTTCAGGTCTGATAAAGTCAATATCAAATGCGCCGATCAGGGTTTCGGACGCCTCTATGTTCTCAATATCCGGGATATAGTATTGATTTTTCTTTAAAAGATTTATCAAAAATGTGGGGGTGCCCGTCTCAAACCAGTAGTTGCGGAATTTCCCGGCACGAAGATAGTGAAGGATGCTGAAAGGGTTGTATACCTTTTCTCCGAGCCAGGCATAGCCGTTGTACCATTGGCGGATATCTTCCAGGGATTTGTTTTCCAGACGTTCTGAAAATACTGAAACCATCTCCGGTTCCGTATAGCCGCAGATCGCGGAATATTCAGCATCCAGCGTGATATCGGTCAGGTTGTTCAGCCCTGAAAACAGGCTTACCTTGGAAAATTTGGATACGCCGGTGAGAAAAACAAAGCACAGATTGGCATCCTGTCCTTTGATCACGGAATAAAGGTTTTTTAGTCCTTCACGCATCTCTTCCGCGATTTTGGGGTTTACAATATTATCCAGGATAGGCTTGTCATATTCATCAATCAGGATTACAGCACGAAGACCGTATTTTTCACTTGATCTTTGAATAAGGTCACTGAAACAGCCGGAAACGCTGTCTTTGTACCGGCATTCGACCCCCAATCTTTTTTGATTGCCTTCAATCAGTTCAAATATCTTTTTGTCCAGTTCCTCCCTGTTTTTGAGAACGCCTTCAGCAAAGGAGATATGGATAACCGGATAGCGCTTTTCCCAGTCCCAGTTGTCATATAACCACAGTCCCTGGAAAAGGTCTTTATCGGCCTCGAACGCCGCTTTGAGGGTGTCGATGAACAGGGATTTACCAAAACGCCTGGGTCTGGAGAGAAAATAGTACTTGCCTTGTTCAGACAAATCATGGACAAATTTGGATTTGTCCACATAGGCATGGCCTTCCTCAATAATTTCTCTCAGGGTGCTGATGCCCACGGGCAGTTTTTTCATGGCTACGCCCTCGGCGGGTTAAGGATCA
This window of the uncultured Desulfobacter sp. genome carries:
- a CDS encoding ATP-binding protein → MKKLPVGISTLREIIEEGHAYVDKSKFVHDLSEQGKYYFLSRPRRFGKSLFIDTLKAAFEADKDLFQGLWLYDNWDWEKRYPVIHISFAEGVLKNREELDKKIFELIEGNQKRLGVECRYKDSVSGCFSDLIQRSSEKYGLRAVILIDEYDKPILDNIVNPKIAEEMREGLKNLYSVIKGQDANLCFVFLTGVSKFSKVSLFSGLNNLTDITLDAEYSAICGYTEPEMVSVFSERLENKSLEDIRQWYNGYAWLGEKVYNPFSILHYLRAGKFRNYWFETGTPTFLINLLKKNQYYIPDIENIEASETLIGAFDIDFIRPENLLFQAGYLTIAHDRRVAGKIFYKLQYPNMEVKASLSDYILNRYSHDTVLKERTQLRIYQAFQDADPDSLHRIFQSLFSAIPHDWYRKNKLSAYEGYYASVFYCYFTALGLDVTAEDTTSHGRIDMTVKIDNRAYIFEFKVVDIDKTPGTALEQIKQKGYAEKYRAGMAEVYLIGVEFDRDERNIVTFEWEQLQASQ